From Eptesicus fuscus isolate TK198812 chromosome 13, DD_ASM_mEF_20220401, whole genome shotgun sequence, the proteins below share one genomic window:
- the LOC114227918 gene encoding caspase-1-like, whose amino-acid sequence MINVLLDHLFDKRVLNLEEMEKIRKEHATAMDKARALIDSVIRKGPLASQTFIILICEKDHHVAENMGLSPGCIDVDIKIYILWFHVIYPTVPPEKTGQAESAETTDTLKLCLPEDFVKECKERVGEIYPIKEKTGRTRLALIICNIEFDHLQPRQGAELDITGMEKLLVSLGYSVIVEENLTAKEMESVLVTFAARPEHSTSDSTFLVFMSHGLLDRLCGTWHSDENPDVLPYDTIFRIFNNRNCPSLKDKPKVIIVQACRGENRGELWVNDSPAAVMDSSSQSAESLEDDAVSKAHVEKDFIAFCSSTPHNLSWRDPSRGSLFIAQLIRCFQQYSWHYHLEQVFWKVQLSFEKPDVRAQMPTIERVSMSRYFYLFPGN is encoded by the exons ATGATAAATGTCTTGTTGGATCACCTATTTGATAAAAGAGTGCTGAACCTggaggagatggagaaaataagaaaggaacaTGCCACAGCTATGGATAAGGCCCGAGCTTTGATTGACTCAGTCATTCGGAAAGGGCCCTTGGCAAGCCAAACATTTATCATTCTCATTTGTGAAAAGGACCACCACGTTGCAGAGAACATGGGGCTGTCCCCAG GATGCATTGATGTCGATATTAAAATTTACATCCTATGGTTTCATGTGATATATCCTACAGTTCCTCCAGAAAAGACTGGGCAAGCTGAGTCAGCAGAAACTACAGATACCCTCAAGCTTTGTCTTCCTGAAGATTTCGTGAAAGAGTGTAAAGAAAGGGTTGGAGAG ATCTATCCAATAAAGGAGAAAACGGGCCGCACTCGCCTGGCTCTCATCATATGCAATATAGAGTTTGATCATCTTCAGCCCAGGCAGGGGGCTGAACTTGACATCACAGGGATGGAAAAGTTGCTTGTGAGCCTCGGCTACAGTGTGATTGTGGAAGAGAACCTCACAGCCAAG GAGATGGAGTCAGTGCTGGTGACATTTGCTGCCCGCCCAGAGCACAGCACCTCAGATAGTACATTCCTGGTGTTCATGTCGCATGGCCTCCTGGATAGACTCTGTGGGACTTGGCATAGCGATGAAAACCCAGATGTGCTACCTTATGACACCATCTTTCGGATATTCAACAATCGCAACTGCCCCAGTCTCAAGGACAAACCTAAGGTCATCATtgtccaggcctgcagaggtg AAAACCGCGGGGAATTGTGGGTCAATGACTCTCCAGCAGCCGTGATGGACAGCTCTTCACAGTCAGCTGAGAGCCTGGAGGACGATGCTGTTTCCAAAGCTCACGTGGAGAAGGACTTCATTGCTTTCTGCTCCTCAACCCCAC ATAACCTATCCTGGAGAGACCCTAGTAGAGGTTCTCTCTTCATCGCACAGCTAATCAGATGCTTCCAACAGTATTCTTGGCACTATCACCTCGAGCAAGTATTTTGGAAG gtacaacTTTCATTTGAAAAGCCAGATGTTAGAGCCCAGATGCCCACCATAGAACGAGTATCCATGTCAAGATATTTCTACCTCTTTCCTGGCAATTGA